The genomic DNA CCATCAACCCGGACTCCGAGCTGTTCATCCCCGTGGTGACGCCCATCGTCCTGGAGGTGTCCGACGCGCTGGTTCCCTTCGTGGACTCGCGTCAGGACGGCGGCAAGTTCCTCTTCGAGCTCATCCCGTTCATGCGCGATGGTCTCTTCGTGGAACTGGGCGTGCGCTTCCCCGGCGTGCGTGCCCGCGGCAACGGCAACCTGCCTCCCGGCTCCTACCAGATTCAAATCAACGAGGTCCCCGTGGTGACGGGGCAGGCGACGATCGGCCACGTGCTCGTCAACGACACGGTGGAGCGCCTCAAGTTGATGAGCATCCAGGGCTTCGAGGCCGTCAACCCCGCCACCCGTCAGCCGGCGGCGTGGGTGCCCGAGCAGCACAAGGGGACGCTGGAGGCCGCGGGCCTCACCACCTGGGACGTGCCCGGCTACATCATCCTGCACCTGGCGGCCGTGCTGCGCCGCCAGTCGCGTGAGTTCGTCGGCGTCCAGGAGACGCAGTCGATGCTCGATCAGCTGGAGAAGGCCTTCCCCGCCATCGTCAAGGAGGTGGTGCCCAAGGTCATCAACGTGCTCAAGCTCACCGACATCCTCGGACGGCTCGTGGAGGAGGAGATCTCCGTGCGCGACCTGCGCGGCATCCTCCAGTCGCTCGCCGAGTACGGCCAGATCGAGGCCGACAACGTGATGCTCACCGAGCACGTGCGCTCGAGCCTGCGGCGCTACGTGTCCCACAAGTACGCGCGTGGCACCGGCACCCTGGTGGTCTACCTGCTGGATCCGCAGATCGAGGAGGCCATCCGCGGCTCCATCAAGCGCACCTCCGCCGGTACCCACCTGGCGCTCGAACCCGACATCGCCCAGGAGATCGTCCAGGCGGTCAAGTCCGAGTGTGGCCACCTGCCGCCGAGCGCCCAGCGCCCCGTCATCCTCACGGCGATGGACATCCGCCGCTACGTGCGCAAGCTGCTCGAGTACGAGTTCAACCCGCCGTTCTCCGTCGTCAGCTTCCAGGAGCTGTCTCCGGACCTCAACATCCAGCCGGTGGCCCGTATCTCCACCCGGTAGTGGGTGAGGGGACCCGCGCCCGGGCGTGGGTCCCCGCCGGGGCGGGCCCGCTCGGGCGGGCGCCTCAGGTGGCGACGAACAGGGAGATGAACACGCCCAGCGCGACCACGCCGATGATGCCCAGCACCACCACCGGGATGAAGCGCCGGAAGTCCCGCTCGGGGGCCAGCTCTTCCTCGGGCGGTGCCTGCCGGCGGACGGGTGGAGGCGGCGGTGGGGGAGGCTCGGGTTCCGGTTCGGGCTCGGGCTCCGGTTCCTCGACGGCCGCGGGCTCTTCCTTCTCCGGCTCCTTCACCTCGAGCGGCTCCAGCTTCGGCGGCGCCTCCGGCTCGGGCTCCGCGGGCTTGGGCGCGGGCTTCCGGGCGCGCTCGCGCACCGAGGGGACTGGAATCGAATTGGTCGAATCGCCCCGGCTCGACGGCGACAGCATGTTCGAGGGCAGCGGCTCGGAGGGCTCCTCGGGCGCCTCGGACGGGCAGACGTAGACGAAACGGACGCCGCCCACCTCCAGCTCGTCGCCATCGCGCAACAGCTTCCGCGACGCGCGCTTGTGGTTGATCTTGATGCCGTTGCGGCTGCCCAGGTCCTCCACGTGCGTGCCGGACCAGTCCCGCCGCACCTTCACGTGCTGCCGGGAGATGAGATCGTCCTGGAAGACGATGTCCGCGGAGTTGTCCCGGCCGATGATGAACTCGCTCGCGTCGTTGATCTCCAGGCGCTCGCCCTCGCGAGGGCCGTTCATCACGCGCAGGTAGCGCTCCTCGCCTCCGGACAGCCCCCGCATCACGTCCTTCACCATGTTGCGGGCGACGAAGGACGTCTTCTGGGACTCCACGTCGTGGGGCAGCTCCGTCACCCGGTCGAAGCGGACGTCGAACTGGGCGATGGCGATGATGTCGCCATTGCGCAAGAGCCGCTTCTCTCCCTTGGGCAAGGGCTTGCCGTTGACCTGGGTGCCATACGCGCTGCCCAGGTCCTCCAGGAAGAAGAGGTTGCCCTCCTGGGTGATGCGGGCGTGATTGCGCGACACCGCCTGTTGCGCCAGCACCACCTGACAGGCCTTGTCCCGGCCGAGGGTGATGATGGCGTCATCCAGGACGTGCTCGGTGGATTTGCCACCGGCTTCACTGCTCTGCTTGACCGTAAGCCTGACGCTCATCGCGGCGGAGGGGGATCCGAGGAGAAGGGAAACGGGACGTCAGTAGGACTGCGCGCTGAGGAACTTCTCGCACGTCTCCATCTCGGAGGGGAACTCGTCCACCGCGCCATATTTGAGGAAGTTCTTGCAGGCGATCTCGGCCGACTGGCGCTTCTGCCCTTCGGAGTACAGCTGGAACAGGCCGAAGTGGCAGGCCGCGTACTTGCCGTCCAGCTTGAGGCAGTCCTTGTAGGCGCGCTCCTCCTCGGACAAGAGGCCCTGCTCCTTGTACTTGCGCGCCAGGGCGAAGAGGGAGGGCGCGGTGTTCTCCGCCTTCTGCGTGTCGCGGAACTCCTTGAGCGCCGAGTCCGTCAGGGCCGCCTTGCGCTGGGCGATGCTCAGGTTGTTGAGACACTGGGAGTGCTGGGCGTCGATGGCCACACAGCTGCCGAAGGCCTGGCGCGCCTCCTCGAAGCGGCTGAGCTCCATCAGCACCGCGCCCAGGTCGTTCCACCAGTCCGCGTTCAGGTTGGGCGCGAGCTGCACGGCCTTGGTGAAGTCCTCCGCGGCTCCGTCCTTGTTCTCCTGCTGGTAGTGGACGATGCCCAGGTCATGGTGCGCCTGGGCCACGTTGGGGTCCACCGCGAGCAGGGTGAGGAAGACCTTCTCCGCCTTGTCCAGCTGCTTGAGGTTGATGAAGGTGAGCCCCAGGTTGTAGCGGGCCTCGAGGTAGTCCGGGTTCACCTTGAGCGCGTGCTCGAAGCTGTCGTGCGCCTTTCCGTAGGAGCCCTCGTCCAGGTACAGCTTGCCCAGGTTCATATGGGCCGAGGCCTGGTCGGGGTTGAGGCGGATGGCCTTGATGAAGTGCTCCTTGGCCTTCTTCTTGTCCCTCACGCACATGGCGATGAGGCCCTTGTTCGACCACAGGTCCGCGTAGTGGGGCGAGAACTCGAGGCCCAGGTCGCAGTAGACCTCGGCCTGCTGGCAGTTGCCCTTGGCGATCTCCTGCGTGCACAGCTCGTTGTTCACGAGGGCGCGATCCGAGGGCGGCGGGGTCTTGAGACAGCCGGTGGCCAGCAGCAGGGGGAGGGCGAGCGCGGAACGGAGGAGACGCATGTCGGCGGGAGTGTAGGAGACCGCCCCCATTCCGGGCAACGACCCTCGACGTGGGGTTTCCAGGGTTCAGTGCCCCTCCCGGGGACGCTACAGTGCGCCGCCATGCGCTCGTTCCTGCCTGCCCTCGCCCTCACGGCCGCCCTGCTCGCCGTGACTCCCGCCCATGCCCAGTTCGCCAACCACAGCCTCGGGTTGTCGGCCGGCTACATGAACTTCAACAACACGGCGAGCCTCAGCAGCACCGTGTTCATCGGCTTCGACGCGAGCCTCTACATCGAGGGCGGCTTCGAGGTGGTGTCCCTCACGAAGCTGTCCTTTCCGAAGGATCCCATCACGGGCCGGCGGGTGGTGGGCCTCGCGCCTTCCCTGGGCGTGCGCTACCTGCTGCTGGAGGAGAGCATCCGGCCCTACATCGGCGCGGACCTGAGCTACCTGCACGTCTTCAAGGAGAGCGGGGAGTCGAACTTCGTGGGGATTGGACCCAACGCGGGGCTGGAGATCTTCGTCACCGACTCCGTCAGCCTGGGTGCCCGGGCGCAGTTCAACGCCTACCTGTCGCTCAACGAGCGCGTCCAGACGTCGCTCATCTTCTCCGGCACCGCGGCCGTCTACTTCTAGGCCGCGCGAGGAGGCCTGGCCGCCGCCCGGGCTCCCGCGTCGGGGAGCAGGGCCGCGGCGACCAGCAGCGTCCACTTCTCGTCCGAGAGGTGGGCCGGCTTCTCCATGGCCAGCAGCTCCTGCAGCTTCGCGCCGAGCGCGGAGAAGAGGCGCAGGCGGGCCTCCATCCGCAGCTCCTCGCGCCGCAGGACGGCCGAGAGCACCAGCTCGCGGGCCTCCGTGCCCAGCCGCTTCACCCGGGAGACGAAGAGGGGATCCGCCAGCAGACCCTCGCCCGCGGGGACGCCGATGGCCGAGGGCGCCTTGAGGCGGCGCTCGCGCACCACCAGGGTGCCCGCGAGCATGTCCCCCAGCCGCTGCTGCGAGCCGGACAGCAGGGCGGACAGCCCTCCCACCATATAAAGGAGGGGCAGCCGGTCCACGGGCCGCGCCAGGTTGCGCAACGCGGCATGGTAGAAGCCGATGCGCACCCCGCTGCGCTGGATGACGCGCAGCCCCATCACCTTCTTGCCCACCGTCTGCCCGCTCCAGGCCGTCTCCAGGGCGATGCCGTAGCCCCAGTCCATCAGGAAGTAGAGGACGATGCCCAGCGCGCTGGCGAAGCCGGGGAAGGCCACCATCACCAGGTTCAAGCCCGAGAGGAGCGCCAGGGTGAGCGTCAGGACGAGCACCGCGTCCAGCAGCCAGGCGAGGAA from Melittangium boletus DSM 14713 includes the following:
- the sctV gene encoding type III secretion system export apparatus subunit SctV, producing the protein MSAQSNSFLSKYSDIVLACVVVAIIGMMIVPLPTLLLDVLLTLNISISVVLLLISLYVPQALRLSVFPTLLLITTMYRLALTISTTRLILLTGDPGEVVEAFGHFVVQGNFVVGLVIFVILVIVNFIVISKGSERVAEVAARFTLDAMPGKQMSIDADMRAGSIDQEDGKRKRRDLERESQLFGAMDGAMKFVKGDAIASIIITVINIVGGLVIGVMQKGMDVASAAEKYTLLTIGDGLVGMIPAILISTCAGIIVTRVGGDEEGNHLGHDVGSQLTAYPKAIAIAAGMLLVLGLIPGLPKIPFFMLAGLAGWGAWTMLKKESAVAAGAEDGGGMALGGETPAGETPAAVEPQPKEPINPDSELFIPVVTPIVLEVSDALVPFVDSRQDGGKFLFELIPFMRDGLFVELGVRFPGVRARGNGNLPPGSYQIQINEVPVVTGQATIGHVLVNDTVERLKLMSIQGFEAVNPATRQPAAWVPEQHKGTLEAAGLTTWDVPGYIILHLAAVLRRQSREFVGVQETQSMLDQLEKAFPAIVKEVVPKVINVLKLTDILGRLVEEEISVRDLRGILQSLAEYGQIEADNVMLTEHVRSSLRRYVSHKYARGTGTLVVYLLDPQIEEAIRGSIKRTSAGTHLALEPDIAQEIVQAVKSECGHLPPSAQRPVILTAMDIRRYVRKLLEYEFNPPFSVVSFQELSPDLNIQPVARISTR
- a CDS encoding FHA domain-containing protein, whose amino-acid sequence is MSVRLTVKQSSEAGGKSTEHVLDDAIITLGRDKACQVVLAQQAVSRNHARITQEGNLFFLEDLGSAYGTQVNGKPLPKGEKRLLRNGDIIAIAQFDVRFDRVTELPHDVESQKTSFVARNMVKDVMRGLSGGEERYLRVMNGPREGERLEINDASEFIIGRDNSADIVFQDDLISRQHVKVRRDWSGTHVEDLGSRNGIKINHKRASRKLLRDGDELEVGGVRFVYVCPSEAPEEPSEPLPSNMLSPSSRGDSTNSIPVPSVRERARKPAPKPAEPEPEAPPKLEPLEVKEPEKEEPAAVEEPEPEPEPEPEPPPPPPPPVRRQAPPEEELAPERDFRRFIPVVVLGIIGVVALGVFISLFVAT
- a CDS encoding tetratricopeptide repeat protein; the encoded protein is MRLLRSALALPLLLATGCLKTPPPSDRALVNNELCTQEIAKGNCQQAEVYCDLGLEFSPHYADLWSNKGLIAMCVRDKKKAKEHFIKAIRLNPDQASAHMNLGKLYLDEGSYGKAHDSFEHALKVNPDYLEARYNLGLTFINLKQLDKAEKVFLTLLAVDPNVAQAHHDLGIVHYQQENKDGAAEDFTKAVQLAPNLNADWWNDLGAVLMELSRFEEARQAFGSCVAIDAQHSQCLNNLSIAQRKAALTDSALKEFRDTQKAENTAPSLFALARKYKEQGLLSEEERAYKDCLKLDGKYAACHFGLFQLYSEGQKRQSAEIACKNFLKYGAVDEFPSEMETCEKFLSAQSY
- a CDS encoding RDD family protein — protein: MTDAPDLLLDGTHAVLTPEYVEFRFTLAGLYSRFLAWLLDAVLVLTLTLALLSGLNLVMVAFPGFASALGIVLYFLMDWGYGIALETAWSGQTVGKKVMGLRVIQRSGVRIGFYHAALRNLARPVDRLPLLYMVGGLSALLSGSQQRLGDMLAGTLVVRERRLKAPSAIGVPAGEGLLADPLFVSRVKRLGTEARELVLSAVLRREELRMEARLRLFSALGAKLQELLAMEKPAHLSDEKWTLLVAAALLPDAGARAAARPPRAA